From Demequina capsici, one genomic window encodes:
- a CDS encoding GMC family oxidoreductase — MANLEKTFDVLVVGSGPAGSTAAHELTRRGMEVLLLEAGRNITPDDFVPPKPSKPRDMSIDLVGRAKSTLSGQYVQMRRAMFKEQTSPFLVNDFKHPYTTGGDPFLWIRGRQLGGRMHSYGRMLLRASDHEFKAASRDGHGEDWPISYADLEPYYDDVERFNGVYGTTESLPQLPDGQYRGPSPLSSSEKEFKASVEARWPERHVIPWRFAAPNLGRVPLGVAAALKTGRLTLRTDAIVTRITVNPTTGRADGAVFIDRLTKSETRVHADAVMLCASGIESVRLLLNSATTRHPDGLGNSTGQLGRYFMDQTPSLLFGSDMARTGVDLPPDPAPADPYYAPVGGIYVPRWENLDSVTRPEFARGWAIQGTIGRLPVPDDTPSAVGLMGFGEMLPNANNRITLARHRKDAWGVPVPRIDLRISENERAMMRAQMAGLREMAEVAGYRVNFVGSTVGLDSKKIWPDADPFSRLVFKLGFRLSLAMGAAIHECGGARMGSDPATSVLNEHNQVWDVPNIFVTDGASYTSNAVVGPALTIMALTARACDYLGAEAATGAL, encoded by the coding sequence ATGGCCAACCTGGAGAAGACGTTCGACGTTCTAGTCGTCGGTTCCGGACCTGCGGGGAGCACCGCGGCGCACGAGCTCACCCGACGCGGGATGGAGGTGCTGCTGCTCGAAGCGGGGAGGAACATCACCCCCGACGACTTCGTGCCGCCGAAGCCCTCCAAGCCGCGCGACATGAGCATCGATCTCGTGGGCCGTGCAAAGTCGACGCTGAGCGGGCAGTACGTCCAGATGAGGCGTGCGATGTTCAAGGAGCAGACCAGCCCGTTCCTGGTCAATGACTTCAAGCACCCGTACACGACCGGCGGTGACCCTTTCCTCTGGATCCGGGGCCGACAGCTCGGTGGACGGATGCACTCGTACGGAAGGATGCTGCTCCGCGCCTCCGACCACGAATTTAAGGCCGCGAGCCGTGACGGACACGGTGAGGACTGGCCGATCTCCTACGCCGACCTTGAACCGTACTACGACGATGTCGAACGCTTCAACGGCGTCTATGGGACAACCGAAAGCCTTCCGCAGTTGCCCGACGGGCAGTACCGCGGTCCTTCGCCGCTGTCCTCCTCGGAGAAGGAGTTCAAGGCCAGCGTCGAGGCACGATGGCCCGAGCGGCACGTCATCCCCTGGCGCTTCGCCGCGCCAAACCTCGGCCGCGTGCCGCTTGGAGTCGCAGCCGCACTCAAGACCGGACGCCTGACGCTCCGAACCGACGCGATCGTCACACGCATCACCGTCAATCCCACCACCGGGCGCGCCGACGGCGCGGTCTTCATCGACCGCCTGACCAAGAGCGAGACCAGGGTGCATGCGGACGCAGTGATGCTCTGCGCCTCCGGGATCGAGTCGGTGAGGTTGCTGCTCAACTCCGCCACGACCAGGCATCCGGATGGTCTGGGCAACTCCACCGGGCAGCTCGGCCGCTACTTCATGGATCAGACGCCGAGCCTGCTGTTCGGGTCCGACATGGCGCGGACCGGGGTGGACCTTCCCCCTGACCCGGCTCCAGCGGACCCGTACTATGCGCCGGTGGGCGGCATCTACGTCCCCCGTTGGGAGAACCTCGACTCCGTCACTCGCCCCGAGTTCGCCAGGGGCTGGGCGATTCAGGGCACCATCGGACGGTTGCCGGTGCCGGACGACACTCCTTCGGCCGTGGGCCTCATGGGCTTCGGGGAGATGCTCCCCAACGCGAACAACCGCATCACTCTCGCGCGCCACCGCAAAGACGCATGGGGAGTCCCTGTCCCGCGCATCGATCTCAGGATCAGCGAGAACGAACGGGCGATGATGCGTGCGCAGATGGCTGGCCTGCGTGAGATGGCGGAGGTCGCTGGCTACCGCGTGAACTTCGTCGGCTCGACGGTCGGGTTGGACTCCAAGAAGATCTGGCCGGACGCGGACCCTTTCAGCCGGCTCGTGTTCAAGCTCGGGTTCCGACTCAGCCTGGCGATGGGCGCGGCGATCCACGAGTGCGGAGGAGCGCGAATGGGTTCCGATCCGGCGACGTCGGTGCTCAACGAGCACAACCAGGTGTGGGATGTCCCGAACATCTTCGTCACCGACGGCGCGAGCTACACATCGAACGCTGTTGTCGGCCCTGCGCTGACGATCATGGCGCTGACGGCGAGAGCCTGTGACTACTTGGGGGCTGAAGCGGCAACCGGCGCACTGTGA
- a CDS encoding Gfo/Idh/MocA family protein: MKKLRIGIVGLGYIGTAKHLAGLSAHRDRAEVVAFCDLEIGKAEAAKETYGNPGAYVSTDYRQLLADDSIDVIHVCTWNVTHREITVAALEAGKHVMCEKPMAVTGEDARAMRDAAVKAGKKLSVGFQYRFRDDAEFMRKCADEGRFGEIYAARAHAVRRRGVPTWGVFTDKEKQGGGPLIDLGGHSIDLALWLMGNYDVESVTGVVNYKLGDKPEGNMVAPWDPETYDVEDSAFGFVRFKNGASLFVEAAWALNIRESREGAVTLFGTEGGCDSTQDGDRYLVTLNNVQGGELTTTTPGMPANYYGPGQKATSVVEYMAAKEANVWLDAILNDGEPMVTADQACVVTEILDAIYTSAQTGKPVYFD, translated from the coding sequence ATGAAGAAGCTCCGCATCGGAATTGTGGGTCTCGGCTACATCGGCACGGCCAAGCACCTGGCCGGTCTGTCCGCCCACCGGGACCGCGCCGAGGTTGTCGCCTTCTGTGACCTCGAGATCGGGAAGGCTGAAGCCGCCAAGGAGACCTACGGCAACCCGGGTGCCTACGTGTCGACCGACTACCGTCAGCTCCTCGCCGACGATTCCATCGACGTGATCCACGTGTGCACGTGGAACGTCACCCACCGCGAGATCACCGTGGCCGCCCTCGAGGCGGGCAAGCACGTCATGTGCGAGAAGCCGATGGCTGTCACCGGAGAGGACGCCCGCGCAATGCGCGATGCGGCCGTCAAGGCCGGCAAGAAGCTCTCCGTCGGCTTCCAGTACCGGTTCCGTGACGACGCCGAGTTCATGCGCAAGTGCGCGGACGAGGGTCGCTTCGGCGAGATCTACGCAGCGCGCGCCCACGCCGTGCGTCGGCGCGGCGTCCCTACGTGGGGTGTCTTCACCGACAAGGAGAAGCAGGGCGGTGGCCCGCTGATCGACCTCGGTGGCCACTCGATCGATCTGGCGCTGTGGCTGATGGGCAACTACGACGTCGAGTCCGTGACCGGCGTCGTGAACTACAAACTCGGCGACAAGCCCGAGGGCAACATGGTCGCGCCGTGGGACCCGGAGACCTATGACGTCGAGGACTCTGCGTTCGGGTTCGTCCGCTTCAAGAATGGTGCATCTCTCTTCGTGGAGGCGGCGTGGGCCCTCAACATCCGTGAGTCTCGTGAGGGTGCGGTGACCCTCTTCGGCACTGAGGGCGGATGCGACTCGACGCAGGACGGTGATCGCTACCTCGTCACGCTCAACAATGTGCAGGGTGGCGAGCTCACCACGACCACTCCTGGAATGCCTGCCAACTACTACGGCCCCGGTCAGAAGGCGACCTCCGTGGTCGAGTACATGGCCGCCAAGGAGGCCAACGTCTGGCTCGACGCGATCCTGAACGATGGCGAGCCGATGGTGACCGCCGACCAGGCCTGCGTCGTCACCGAGATCCTTGATGCGATCTACACCTCTGCTCAGACGGGCAAGCCGGTGTACTTCGACTGA
- a CDS encoding ROK family glucokinase, giving the protein MTSEGLAVGVDIGGTNILAGLVDNDGEVVVRTRRTTDPADPEGIEEDVAAAVAELSEGRGVVAVGVAAAGFVAPDNSTVLFAPNIAWRDHPLGARLSSLIGLPVTVENDANAAAWAEFRFGNGRGRHDIVMLTLGTGLGGGIISGGKLLRGGFGGAAELGHLTIVPDGHYCGCGREGCWEAYASGTALGRLANSIATADPDAAAAMSRLAGDAPIGGAHVTAAAREGDAVALRLLRRFGYYLGRGIATLAAVVDPEAVIIGGGISAAAGDLIIPSAEDGFRANLSGQGVGGRLQILTALLGNDAGLIGAADSARVASTSAVLSLS; this is encoded by the coding sequence ATGACATCGGAAGGCCTGGCCGTCGGAGTCGACATCGGCGGCACGAACATCCTCGCCGGTCTCGTCGACAATGACGGGGAGGTCGTGGTCCGCACGAGGCGCACGACCGATCCTGCCGACCCGGAGGGCATCGAGGAGGACGTCGCTGCGGCCGTGGCCGAGCTCAGCGAAGGGCGCGGTGTCGTCGCCGTCGGAGTAGCCGCTGCCGGATTCGTCGCCCCCGACAACTCGACGGTGCTCTTCGCTCCCAACATCGCATGGCGAGACCACCCCCTCGGGGCACGGTTGAGCTCGCTCATCGGGCTGCCCGTCACGGTGGAGAACGATGCGAACGCAGCCGCCTGGGCTGAGTTCCGCTTCGGAAACGGTCGTGGCCGCCACGACATCGTGATGCTCACCCTGGGCACCGGGCTCGGGGGAGGGATCATCTCTGGCGGCAAGCTGCTGCGAGGAGGATTCGGCGGCGCGGCGGAGCTTGGCCACCTGACGATCGTGCCCGACGGGCACTACTGCGGTTGCGGCCGAGAAGGGTGCTGGGAGGCGTACGCGTCAGGCACCGCGCTGGGTCGGCTGGCGAACTCCATCGCCACCGCGGACCCGGACGCTGCGGCAGCCATGTCCAGGCTCGCCGGAGACGCGCCGATCGGAGGGGCACACGTCACTGCGGCGGCGCGTGAAGGCGACGCCGTCGCACTTCGACTCCTGCGCCGATTCGGGTACTACCTCGGACGGGGGATCGCGACTCTTGCCGCGGTCGTCGACCCGGAGGCGGTGATCATCGGCGGCGGGATCTCGGCGGCCGCTGGCGACCTCATCATCCCGAGCGCCGAGGACGGGTTCCGCGCGAACCTCTCCGGCCAGGGCGTGGGCGGGAGGCTGCAGATCCTGACCGCGCTGCTCGGCAATGACGCCGGCTTGATCGGCGCTGCTGACAGCGCCCGCGTCGCCTCTACCTCGGCGGTGCTCAGCCTCTCCTGA
- a CDS encoding sugar phosphate isomerase/epimerase family protein — MSRPITLFTGQWADLPFEEVCRLASSWGYDGLEIACWGDHLDVYRAAEDPAYVAERKDLLDRYGLGVWAISNHLKGQAVCDDPIDFRHRDMVSDRVWGDGDAEGVRQRAAEEMKLTAIAARNLGVDTVVGFTGSKIWQYVAMFPPVPDSVIAEGYEDFARRWNPILDVFDDQGVRFAHEVHPSEIAYDYWTTQLTLEAIDNRPAFGLNWDPSHMMWQEIDPVGFLVDFADKILHVDCKDTKMATGNGRNGRMSSHLPWNDPRRGWTFVSTGEGDVPWDRAFRTLNAIGYQGPVSIEWEDAGMDRLEGGKRAVDFVRAHLVDPPTASFDAAFSTARQPGE, encoded by the coding sequence ATGAGCCGCCCCATCACGCTGTTCACTGGACAGTGGGCCGACCTGCCGTTCGAGGAGGTCTGCCGACTGGCGTCCAGCTGGGGTTACGACGGACTGGAGATCGCCTGCTGGGGCGACCACCTGGATGTCTACCGCGCCGCGGAGGACCCCGCGTACGTCGCCGAGCGCAAGGACCTCCTCGACCGCTACGGCCTCGGCGTCTGGGCCATCTCGAACCACCTCAAGGGCCAGGCGGTCTGCGACGACCCGATCGACTTCCGGCACCGCGACATGGTCTCGGACCGAGTCTGGGGCGATGGCGACGCCGAAGGGGTACGCCAGCGCGCGGCCGAGGAGATGAAGCTCACCGCGATCGCCGCGCGCAACCTCGGTGTCGACACCGTCGTAGGATTCACCGGCTCGAAGATCTGGCAGTACGTGGCGATGTTCCCCCCGGTGCCGGACTCGGTGATCGCCGAAGGCTACGAGGACTTCGCGCGGCGCTGGAACCCGATTCTCGACGTGTTCGATGACCAGGGCGTCCGCTTCGCGCACGAGGTGCATCCGTCCGAGATCGCGTACGACTACTGGACCACCCAGCTCACCCTCGAGGCGATCGACAACCGTCCCGCCTTCGGTCTCAACTGGGATCCCAGTCACATGATGTGGCAGGAGATCGACCCCGTGGGCTTCCTCGTCGACTTCGCCGACAAGATCCTTCACGTCGACTGCAAGGACACCAAGATGGCGACCGGCAACGGCCGCAACGGGCGCATGAGCTCGCACCTTCCGTGGAACGACCCTCGTCGCGGATGGACCTTCGTCTCGACAGGTGAGGGCGATGTGCCCTGGGATCGCGCATTCAGGACCCTCAACGCGATCGGCTACCAGGGGCCCGTCTCCATCGAGTGGGAGGACGCTGGCATGGACCGGCTCGAGGGAGGTAAGCGAGCGGTCGACTTCGTCCGCGCGCACCTCGTCGATCCCCCCACCGCCTCCTTCGATGCGGCGTTCAGCACCGCCAGGCAGCCCGGGGAGTAG
- a CDS encoding Gfo/Idh/MocA family protein, with product MITDVEAASAVAVAALRESTPRPLRWAVIGYGFIGRRHVASLDQLPGARVVAVCDVSDARLAEAREAKPGIATYDSVARLLGEASVDAVVVATPNRTHAEIVIAAAHAGKHILCEKPAALDVAELDAMLSAVAESGVRFTVHQQRRLDKDYCTVKAAVESGALGEVYTIQSSLYGYNGRMHDWHVYTNEGGGMLYDWGVHMIDQALDLVDSELVSVWAEVRNVINDEVDDYFKILMCFANDVVVELELGTYFLADRDGWFDRHWYVGGSTGALQADGFDPAGAIVRTTALLENVAHDQDKSAASYGPTRSFGVPRPGLIATEPLPTVEVDHAEFYTDMLDAWRDGRDSRVRAAEVRRVLAVMEAARESSRTRMSIDCSHINKEVLR from the coding sequence ATGATCACGGACGTTGAAGCGGCGTCTGCCGTGGCTGTCGCGGCGCTTCGTGAGAGCACTCCTCGGCCCCTGCGTTGGGCCGTGATCGGGTACGGATTCATCGGACGCCGTCACGTCGCCTCACTTGACCAACTCCCCGGTGCGCGCGTGGTCGCCGTGTGCGACGTCTCGGACGCGCGCCTCGCGGAAGCGCGAGAGGCCAAGCCGGGCATCGCGACGTACGACTCAGTCGCTCGGTTGCTGGGCGAGGCGTCAGTCGACGCGGTCGTCGTCGCTACACCGAACCGCACCCACGCGGAGATCGTGATCGCAGCGGCGCACGCGGGCAAGCACATCCTGTGCGAGAAGCCCGCTGCACTCGACGTCGCCGAGCTCGATGCCATGCTCTCGGCAGTGGCCGAGTCCGGCGTGCGCTTCACGGTGCATCAGCAGCGGAGGCTCGACAAGGACTACTGCACGGTCAAGGCCGCCGTCGAGAGCGGAGCCCTCGGTGAGGTCTACACGATCCAGAGCTCGCTTTACGGCTACAACGGGCGCATGCACGACTGGCACGTCTACACCAACGAAGGCGGCGGCATGCTGTACGACTGGGGCGTCCACATGATCGACCAGGCTCTCGACCTCGTCGATTCGGAGCTCGTGTCCGTGTGGGCCGAAGTGCGCAACGTCATCAACGACGAGGTCGACGACTACTTCAAGATCCTCATGTGCTTCGCCAACGATGTCGTCGTCGAGCTCGAGCTTGGCACATACTTCCTCGCCGATCGGGATGGCTGGTTCGACCGCCACTGGTACGTAGGCGGCAGCACAGGCGCCCTTCAGGCCGATGGGTTCGACCCGGCTGGGGCGATCGTTCGCACCACGGCCCTGCTCGAGAACGTCGCCCACGACCAGGACAAGTCCGCTGCGTCGTACGGGCCCACCAGGTCGTTTGGTGTCCCTAGGCCGGGCCTGATCGCCACCGAGCCGTTGCCCACGGTGGAGGTCGACCACGCCGAGTTCTACACGGACATGCTCGACGCGTGGCGTGACGGACGCGACTCGCGTGTCAGGGCCGCAGAGGTGCGGCGGGTCCTCGCGGTCATGGAGGCCGCGCGAGAGTCCAGCCGCACCCGCATGTCCATCGACTGTTCCCACATCAACAAGGAGGTATTGCGATGA
- a CDS encoding YczE/YyaS/YitT family protein produces MSVETSETRLRVRAMRVFSPSRLAAYAIGVPVLSAGIVVTIRADLGVSPVNSVPFVLSQTSAWSLGVASFAIYGLQVALQALVLWRRTTWKVPLQLVGAFAFAWAIGTFDTVIPERTGSGWLTSAVLLAVGIALTALGTTLVIRSNLLVAPPDGVVQAVSIRTSWEFGIVKIVHDCAMVAIALVIGLIAGQAGVGIGVGTLISALLVGYAIRHFARGFDALTGRNDPR; encoded by the coding sequence ATGTCTGTCGAGACGTCCGAGACCAGACTCCGGGTGAGGGCCATGCGCGTGTTCAGCCCCTCCAGGCTTGCCGCGTATGCCATCGGCGTGCCCGTCCTCTCCGCGGGCATCGTCGTCACCATCCGGGCTGATCTCGGCGTCTCGCCGGTCAACTCCGTCCCCTTCGTCCTCTCACAGACCTCGGCGTGGTCGCTCGGCGTGGCGTCCTTCGCAATCTACGGGCTGCAGGTCGCCTTGCAGGCGCTCGTGCTGTGGCGGCGGACCACGTGGAAGGTGCCACTCCAGCTCGTGGGCGCGTTCGCGTTCGCGTGGGCGATCGGCACTTTCGACACCGTGATCCCCGAGCGCACGGGGAGCGGCTGGCTCACGAGCGCGGTCCTGCTTGCTGTGGGCATCGCCCTGACGGCACTTGGCACGACACTCGTGATCCGCTCGAACCTGCTCGTCGCCCCGCCCGACGGCGTAGTGCAAGCCGTGAGCATCCGCACCAGCTGGGAGTTCGGCATCGTCAAGATCGTCCACGACTGCGCGATGGTCGCCATCGCCCTCGTGATCGGTCTGATCGCCGGTCAGGCCGGAGTCGGAATCGGCGTGGGAACTCTCATCTCCGCGCTTCTCGTCGGATACGCCATTCGGCACTTCGCACGTGGGTTCGACGCACTCACGGGAAGGAACGATCCCCGATGA
- a CDS encoding sugar phosphate isomerase/epimerase family protein, translating into MTIKRGVSLYSYQQAQFLEEMTLEDEIREVGTNLDGADGIEIVDEMSLRYPDPGDAFVDEWFSWMDTYGTTPVAMDVCMDVLQFRDHVMTYEESADRLRRDLRLAKRLGFSNVRVLSVVPVEILEMVLPLAEELDIRLGKEIHQPMPLEGAAVTEIRELVARTGTRHLGIVPDFGIFQFAPSEVQLALFERRGAAPAATSAATELSEQLRAGTAEFGYVDLSHSTAGNLRSDFGRFLSSGDVTPQFADAFNGIKKFADDRVSDPQHVDYTTVAEALMFSNTSADLLGELSDLVVHIHGKFNHMSEIPGRPGEFHDATIDYDKPIAALKAAGWDGYINTEYEGQRYHQDRPREFLMSEVDQVRMHHTMLKRLIEADEPATSN; encoded by the coding sequence ATGACCATCAAGCGCGGTGTGTCGCTGTACAGCTACCAGCAGGCTCAGTTCCTTGAGGAGATGACCCTGGAGGACGAGATCCGCGAGGTGGGGACAAACCTCGATGGGGCCGACGGCATCGAGATCGTCGACGAGATGTCGTTGCGCTACCCGGATCCCGGCGACGCGTTCGTCGACGAGTGGTTCTCCTGGATGGACACCTACGGGACCACGCCGGTGGCGATGGACGTCTGCATGGACGTCCTTCAGTTCCGTGACCACGTGATGACCTACGAGGAGTCCGCCGACCGGCTTCGACGCGACCTGCGCCTTGCCAAGCGCCTCGGATTCTCCAATGTCCGTGTCCTGTCGGTGGTGCCGGTGGAGATCCTGGAGATGGTGCTTCCTCTCGCGGAGGAGCTCGACATCCGGCTCGGCAAGGAGATCCACCAGCCCATGCCGCTCGAGGGGGCAGCGGTCACCGAGATCAGGGAGCTGGTCGCGAGGACCGGCACCCGACACCTCGGGATCGTGCCGGACTTCGGCATCTTCCAGTTCGCGCCTTCCGAGGTCCAGCTCGCGCTCTTCGAGCGTCGAGGTGCGGCACCGGCGGCCACGTCTGCGGCGACCGAGCTGTCCGAGCAACTGCGTGCCGGCACCGCCGAGTTCGGCTACGTCGACCTGTCCCACTCCACCGCGGGCAACCTTCGGTCCGACTTTGGACGCTTCCTGTCGAGCGGCGACGTCACACCTCAGTTCGCCGACGCGTTCAACGGCATCAAGAAGTTCGCAGACGACCGGGTCAGCGATCCGCAACACGTGGACTACACGACGGTGGCGGAGGCGCTGATGTTCTCCAACACTTCGGCCGACCTCCTCGGTGAGCTGTCCGACCTTGTCGTCCACATCCACGGCAAGTTCAACCACATGTCCGAGATCCCGGGCCGGCCCGGCGAGTTCCACGACGCCACCATCGACTACGACAAGCCGATCGCCGCGCTCAAGGCCGCAGGCTGGGACGGGTACATCAACACCGAGTATGAGGGTCAGCGCTACCACCAGGACCGTCCCCGCGAGTTCCTCATGTCCGAGGTCGACCAGGTTCGCATGCACCACACGATGCTCAAGCGCCTCATCGAAGCCGACGAGCCGGCGACGAGCAACTGA
- a CDS encoding C-glycoside deglycosidase beta subunit domain-containing protein, whose product MFDNFLIKADSLKNEVRDGEVVGFTMAVKHANYRGCFLSLHNGYFVEVDGVSYPVSVQTFEVNGKAPRTFDEVKAAVWEHWDYPEAAILHVAAPGGLAEGDHTIRFQQSVLAAYGYLPTDEEWVVTPPTPGTGAGSDKTPYIVTYTLPLSGSTTTEEVTQR is encoded by the coding sequence GTGTTCGACAACTTCCTGATCAAGGCCGACAGCCTCAAGAACGAGGTACGAGACGGCGAGGTCGTCGGCTTCACGATGGCCGTCAAGCACGCCAACTACCGAGGCTGCTTCCTGTCCCTCCACAACGGCTACTTCGTCGAGGTCGATGGCGTGAGCTACCCGGTGTCGGTTCAAACCTTCGAGGTCAATGGCAAGGCTCCGAGGACCTTCGACGAGGTCAAGGCCGCGGTGTGGGAGCACTGGGACTATCCCGAGGCGGCCATCCTTCACGTCGCCGCGCCAGGAGGCCTTGCCGAGGGCGACCACACGATTCGGTTCCAGCAGTCGGTGCTGGCCGCCTACGGATACCTCCCGACCGACGAGGAATGGGTGGTCACGCCACCCACGCCAGGTACGGGCGCGGGCTCCGACAAGACGCCCTACATCGTGACCTACACGCTCCCGCTGTCGGGGAGCACGACCACCGAGGAGGTGACCCAGCGATGA
- a CDS encoding ABC transporter permease, which produces MSDTGNAMTKIGSASIRIFKKYTMLFVLAGLVLMFSIITPSFFSVLNLNNLIVQNSYIVVVAVGVSFIMMSGSLDLSVGWQMSAIGVLTAKLMTVNDMNPYLAMACGIALGLTFGFINGAVAVVLKIEPLVVTIATALAFSGVSYLISGGAAFNTFPDSFRQITKGVILGMPVDVVLAIIAVAAASFVYNYTYFGRYVKAMGGNPEATRLAGVQTGRLRILTFVISGLFVAVAAFILISKTGTTNSSVGPGTEITALTAAVLGGISFNSGEGKMWGLVTGVFVLAVISNGMQLAGWNQYIQLIVKGVILVAAIGYDNYNRNAAGRRKRLQVPPNVPATPEPVKA; this is translated from the coding sequence ATGAGCGACACCGGCAACGCAATGACCAAGATCGGATCGGCGTCGATCCGCATCTTCAAGAAGTACACGATGCTGTTCGTGCTCGCAGGCCTCGTCCTGATGTTCAGCATCATCACCCCGTCGTTCTTCTCGGTGCTGAACCTGAACAACCTCATCGTTCAGAACAGTTACATCGTGGTCGTCGCGGTGGGCGTCTCGTTCATCATGATGAGCGGTTCGCTTGACCTGTCCGTCGGATGGCAGATGTCCGCGATCGGGGTTCTCACCGCGAAGCTGATGACCGTCAACGACATGAACCCGTACCTCGCCATGGCGTGTGGAATCGCGCTCGGGCTGACGTTCGGATTCATCAACGGAGCCGTGGCGGTCGTCCTCAAGATCGAGCCGCTCGTCGTGACGATCGCCACCGCATTGGCTTTCTCCGGAGTGTCATATCTGATCTCCGGAGGCGCAGCGTTCAACACGTTCCCCGACTCGTTCCGCCAGATCACCAAGGGAGTGATCCTCGGAATGCCCGTAGACGTGGTCCTCGCGATCATCGCGGTCGCAGCGGCGAGCTTCGTCTACAACTACACCTACTTCGGCCGCTACGTGAAGGCCATGGGAGGCAACCCCGAAGCCACCCGTCTCGCGGGCGTGCAGACCGGACGCCTGCGCATCCTCACCTTCGTCATCAGCGGCCTCTTCGTGGCCGTCGCGGCCTTCATCCTCATCTCCAAGACCGGCACCACGAACTCGTCCGTGGGCCCGGGCACCGAGATCACGGCGCTCACCGCAGCAGTCCTCGGCGGCATCTCGTTCAACAGCGGCGAAGGAAAGATGTGGGGCCTCGTCACCGGTGTGTTCGTCCTGGCGGTGATCTCCAACGGCATGCAGCTCGCCGGCTGGAACCAGTACATCCAGCTCATCGTCAAGGGCGTGATCCTCGTGGCCGCCATTGGGTACGACAACTACAACCGCAACGCCGCAGGTCGGCGCAAACGGCTCCAGGTGCCCCCGAACGTCCCCGCCACACCCGAACCGGTCAAGGCGTGA